A portion of the Kazachstania africana CBS 2517 chromosome 2, complete genome genome contains these proteins:
- the MTF1 gene encoding RNA polymerase specificity factor (similar to Saccharomyces cerevisiae MTF1 (YMR228W); ancestral locus Anc_8.755) has protein sequence MSLKPSTIAGFPRIKYFYHSRYLVNPKIYDKIFDRLDLKKTYGDCKRLKVLDLYPGPLTQSIVFNKRYNPQQHVLMESRPSFVEHIRSTLKEDNSAFQLSELDPYDWKSYIKIMEETEQFVPATQNRNYIHDKFFVMANVTEKKHEGLLMQWFNCLGVGNWIQKYGRVKMLVWMPTSTAAKLLAKPSTKLRAKCSVVCEAYSISNLIALSNVQDFKQFDKDTLEKSSPVVLEEHDIVPESGASIALMEIDPLEHNIACDEWDYVTKHLMILKKTPFNDAVESLGHGARDYFRGKIANEAFMKRHPITFTAEEFKYLTSIFSNWPFKPDIYLDFFDYRQEESVM, from the coding sequence ATGTCATTGAAGCCCTCCACCATTGCAGGTTTTCCCAGGATAAAGTATTTTTATCACTCTAGATATCTAGTcaatccaaaaatttatgaTAAGATCTTTGATAGActggatttgaaaaaaacatATGGTGATTGCAAAAGACTGAAAGTTTTAGATTTATACCCTGGCCCTTTGACCCAGTCAATAGTATTTAACAAGAGATACAATCCACAACAACATGTTCTCATGGAATCAAGGCCGTCGTTCGTAGAGCACATTAGATCTACTCTGAAAGAGGACAATTCAGCATTTCAACTTTCTGAATTAGATCCCTATGACTGGAAATCTTACATAAAGATTATGGAAGAAACTGAGCAGTTCGTGCCGGCTACTCAAAATCGAAATTATATCCATGACAAGTTTTTTGTCATGGCCAATGTTactgaaaagaaacatgAAGGTTTGCTGATGCAGTGGTTCAATTGTCTAGGTGTTGGTAATTGGATTCAAAAGTATGGAAGAGTGAAAATGTTGGTTTGGATGCCTACTTCTACTGCTGCTAAGTTACTTGCTAAACCTTCCACAAAGCTGCGTGCAAAATGTTCAGTTGTTTGTGAGGCATATTCTATTTCTAATCTGATTGCGTTGTCAAACGTTCAGGACTTCaaacaatttgataaagacACCTTGGAAAAATCATCCCCTGTCGTTCTAGAAGAGCATGATATTGTTCCTGAAAGCGGTGCATCTATTGCTCTGATGGAAATTGACCCATTAGAACATAATATAGCATGTGACGAATGGGACTACGTCACGAAgcatttgatgattttgaaaaagacgCCATTCAATGATGCTGTTGAATCACTTGGTCATGGTGCTAGAGATTACTTTAGAGGAAAGATAGCAAATGAAGCGTTCATGAAACGTCATCCTATTACCTTTACAGCGGAAGAGTTTAAATATTTAACTAGTATCTTTTCTAATTGGCCCTTTAAACCAGATATCTACTTAGATTTCTTCGACTATCGCCAAGAGGAAAGTGTCATGTAA
- the TAF7 gene encoding TATA-binding protein-associated factor TAF7 (similar to Saccharomyces cerevisiae TAF7 (YMR227C); ancestral locus Anc_8.754), translating to MAILKIKKPRGSGESTPDEPKTKKIRIRAKREDGGVLPKPRLKINLKEKEHESNKDKSLKVKLNLKKNDEENVPKTPRLRLKPIRVPGEGYDSEASDVEDDPLIENGIILRVLPDIQVEFIKNSIESGDYSGIHIKWKGERHAIVHINDIMYGAILVDLPTIIEVNKSVDRKNLLKTFDVSQMLLCIQAINDEDSVFTLNPPDTEDAISRHYDMISDEIEKNKEMILKSHLGGHLSEQELKYLQEISSKAYDYKHGITPPLFNVRNRRFRRKMSPTEFDYVEKVVENLLLNDTQSEQVSYELVDEDQIMAKPSSVNLSSQMDETEFIGSPGEAEEEEEEEELDLEEAFESEDEQTMGPHALEGGINDGEEQVVEGQDEDEEEEEEEEEDEEEEEEEEEEEEVESGSKDADRQHMELLADELNELESTLVHTKQKVEKATNPLLKSRFVENIMKLEKEAELKRKQLKAREELLNKTEISGINDATSKEQIMEMQDGNEEEEEEEEEEEEEEEEEDDDEEEEEEEDNDEEQFSAGANAAQVADNEEQGLDQEDLDMMMLFGAEADD from the coding sequence ATGGCtatattgaagataaagaaaccAAGAGGGAGTGGAGAGTCCACTCCAGATGAACCCAAGACTAAGAAGATTCGTATCAGAGCGAAAAGAGAAGATGGAGGGGTACTTCCGAAGCCAAGactgaagataaatttgaaagaaaaggaacACGAGAGTAACAAAGATAAATCACTGAAAGTTAAATTGaatctgaagaagaatgatGAGGAAAATGTACCGAAAACACCTAGACTTAGGTTAAAACCAATTAGAGTGCCGGGCGAAGGCTATGACTCCGAAGCATCGGATGTGGAAGACGACCCATTAATTGAAAACGGTATAATATTACGAGTATTACCGGACATTCAGGtagaatttatcaaaaacTCTATTGAATCCGGTGATTACTCTGGAATTCATATAAAATGGAAGGGTGAACGCCATGCTATTGTCCATATTAACGATATAATGTATGGCGCCATCTTGGTTGATTTACCGACAATCATTGAAGTAAATAAGAGCGTGGATAGGAAAAATTTACTAAAAACATTTGATGTTAGTCAAATGCTACTCTGTATTCAGGCAATTAATGACGAAGATAGCGTTTTTACCCTCAACCCACCAGATACAGAAGATGCCATATCAAGGCATTATGACATGATTTCGGATGAgatagaaaagaataaagaGATGATTTTAAAAAGCCATCTTGGAGGTCACTTAAGCGAGCAAGAATTAAAATACTTACAAGAAATATCATCCAAAGCTTATGACTATAAACATGGTATTACGCCGCCACTGTTTAATGTCAGAAATAGAAgattcagaagaaaaatgagtCCTACAGAATTTGATTACGTTGAAAAGGTAGTTGAAAATCTTCTATTAAATGATACCCAGTCGGAACAAGTCAGCTATGAATTGGTGGATGAAGATCAAATTATGGCTAAACCATCCTCGGTTAATTTATCCTCACAAATGGATGAAACAGAGTTTATTGGATCGCCAGGAGAGgctgaagaagaggaagaagaggaagagtTGGATCTAGAGGAGGCCTTTGAGAGCGAGGATGAACAAACTATGGGACCTCACGCCCTAGAAGGCGGCATTAACGACGGAGAAGAACAAGTAGTAGAGGGACAGGATGAAGACGAGgaggaagaggaagaggaagaagaagatgaggaggaagaagaagaagaagaagaggaagaagaagtagaAAGTGGTTCGAAGGATGCCGATAGACAACACATGGAACTTTTAGCGGACGAATTAAACGAATTAGAAAGTACCTTAGTACATACCAAGCAAAAGGTTGAGAAGGCTACTAATCCTCTATTGAAATCAAGATTTGTTGAGAACATTATGAAATTAGAGAAAGAAGCTGAACTAAAGAGAAAACAATTAAAAGCAAGGGAAGAACTCCTAAATAAGACCGAAATTTCAGGCATAAATGACGCAACGAGTAAAGAACAAATAATGGAGATGCAAGACggtaatgaagaagaagaagaggaagaagaagaagaagaagaggaagaagaagaggaagatgatgatgaagaagaagaagaggaggagGACAATGATGAGGAACAATTTTCTGCCGGAGCAAATGCCGCCCAAGTGGCAGATAACGAAGAGCAAGGACTGGATCAGGAGGATCTGGACATGATGATGCTTTTCGGTGCAGAGGCAGACGACTAA